The Kluyvera intermedia genome window below encodes:
- a CDS encoding ABC transporter substrate-binding protein has product MTTGKTLLALALSALLPASAAIAANNDTLIYCSEASPESFNPQIASSGPSFVASSQVLYNRLINFDPVKNTPVPSLATEWTISPDGLTYTFTLRQGVKFNSNKFFKPTRDFNADDVVFSVLRQKDKDHPYHNVSQGNYEYFSDVGLDKLIKEVKKVDDYHVQFVLSEPNAAFLADWGMDFASILSAEYADVMLKKGTPENVDNWPIGTGPYVLQQYKVDSQIRYLANPNYWDGAVPTKHLIFSITPNVETRLAKLQTNECQIIPAPSPVQFDVIKKNHDLALHAVEALNVGYLAFNTEKKPFDNVLVRQALNYATDKQAIVNAVFMGSGTVAKSPIPPNMLGYKKDLQDYGYDPEKAKALLKQAGLEKGVDVTLWSMPVQRPYNPNSRRIAEMIQSDWAKVGVKAKIVSYEWGEYLSGIRKGEHDSALYGWMSDNGDPDNFANTLLGCGSIKSGSNAARWCNKEYDGLMKKALVESAPAKRAALYGQAQEIFYQQAPWIALANGKTFYATRSNISGYSVSLMGSDFSKVKIN; this is encoded by the coding sequence ATGACCACAGGGAAAACGCTCCTCGCGCTAGCACTTAGCGCGCTGTTACCGGCAAGTGCTGCTATAGCGGCAAACAACGACACGCTGATCTACTGTTCCGAAGCCTCACCGGAATCTTTTAACCCGCAGATTGCCAGCTCCGGCCCGAGTTTTGTGGCCAGTTCTCAGGTGTTGTATAACCGCCTGATAAACTTCGATCCGGTGAAAAACACGCCGGTACCTTCACTGGCTACCGAGTGGACGATTTCGCCGGACGGGCTGACCTACACCTTTACGCTGCGTCAGGGCGTGAAATTCAACAGCAATAAATTCTTTAAACCGACCCGTGATTTCAATGCCGACGACGTTGTTTTCTCCGTGCTGCGTCAGAAAGATAAAGACCACCCGTATCACAACGTATCGCAGGGTAACTATGAATACTTTAGCGACGTGGGCCTGGATAAGCTGATTAAAGAGGTTAAAAAGGTCGATGATTATCACGTGCAGTTCGTGCTGAGTGAGCCAAATGCCGCGTTTCTCGCGGATTGGGGGATGGACTTCGCGTCAATTCTCTCCGCAGAATATGCTGATGTCATGCTGAAAAAAGGCACGCCGGAAAACGTCGATAATTGGCCAATCGGTACTGGCCCGTATGTACTCCAGCAGTACAAAGTGGATTCACAAATTCGCTATCTCGCCAACCCAAACTACTGGGATGGCGCGGTGCCAACCAAGCATCTGATCTTCTCCATCACGCCAAACGTCGAAACACGACTGGCAAAACTGCAGACCAACGAATGCCAGATTATCCCGGCACCTTCTCCGGTCCAGTTTGATGTGATTAAAAAGAATCATGACCTGGCGCTGCACGCGGTTGAAGCATTGAACGTTGGTTATCTGGCGTTTAATACCGAGAAAAAACCGTTTGATAATGTATTGGTCCGTCAGGCGCTGAATTACGCGACCGACAAACAAGCGATCGTTAACGCGGTGTTTATGGGCTCCGGGACGGTGGCGAAATCGCCGATCCCGCCAAATATGCTGGGCTACAAAAAAGATCTGCAGGATTACGGCTACGACCCAGAGAAAGCCAAAGCGCTGCTGAAGCAGGCGGGGCTGGAGAAGGGCGTTGACGTGACGTTGTGGTCGATGCCGGTGCAACGTCCATACAACCCGAACTCGCGCCGAATTGCTGAGATGATTCAAAGCGACTGGGCGAAAGTGGGCGTGAAGGCTAAGATCGTCAGCTATGAATGGGGTGAATACCTGTCGGGGATCCGCAAAGGTGAACACGACAGCGCCCTGTATGGCTGGATGTCAGATAACGGCGACCCTGACAACTTTGCCAATACGCTGCTTGGCTGTGGCAGCATAAAATCCGGCTCTAACGCCGCGCGCTGGTGCAATAAAGAGTATGATGGTCTGATGAAGAAAGCATTGGTCGAAAGCGCACCGGCTAAACGCGCCGCGCTTTATGGCCAGGCTCAGGAAATTTTCTATCAGCAGGCCCCGTGGATTGCGCTGGCGAATGGCAAAACCTTCTATGCCACCCGTAGCAATATCAGCGGTTACAGCGTCAGCCTGATGGGCAGTGATTTCTCGAAAGTGAAAATTAATTAA
- a CDS encoding DUF2526 family protein → MSHLDEVIERVEAALAENVITHMNELLLVLSEDAELSREDRFTQQQRLRVAIAHHGKNQQELEEARRELLSQGGTIL, encoded by the coding sequence ATGTCGCATCTGGATGAGGTTATTGAACGCGTCGAAGCCGCGCTTGCGGAAAACGTGATTACCCATATGAATGAGTTACTGCTGGTGTTGAGCGAGGACGCAGAGTTAAGCCGCGAAGATCGTTTTACCCAACAGCAGCGTCTGCGGGTTGCCATTGCACATCACGGTAAAAACCAGCAAGAGCTGGAAGAAGCGCGTCGCGAACTGCTCAGCCAGGGCGGCACCATTCTTTAG
- a CDS encoding DMT family transporter, with translation MNHSLTLTFLIAAGIGLVIQNTLMVRITQSASTILVAMLLNSLVGIVLFVTILLIKHGMSGVNELVSTIKWWTLIPGLLGSFFVFASISGYQYVGAATTIAVLVASQLIGGLVMDVVRSHGVPWRALVGPVCGAVMLIVGAWLVAKRQF, from the coding sequence ATGAACCACTCCCTCACGCTGACGTTCCTGATAGCCGCCGGAATTGGCCTAGTTATCCAGAACACGCTGATGGTGCGTATTACCCAGTCGGCCTCCACTATTCTGGTGGCGATGCTGCTGAACTCACTGGTCGGTATCGTGCTGTTTGTCACTATTTTGTTGATTAAGCACGGTATGTCAGGCGTGAACGAGCTGGTGTCGACGATTAAATGGTGGACGCTCATTCCTGGTTTGCTGGGATCGTTTTTTGTGTTTGCCAGCATCAGCGGTTATCAGTACGTGGGAGCCGCCACAACGATTGCGGTGCTGGTGGCGAGTCAGTTAATTGGCGGGTTGGTGATGGACGTAGTACGAAGTCACGGCGTGCCGTGGCGCGCGCTGGTGGGTCCGGTATGCGGTGCGGTGATGTTGATTGTTGGTGCGTGGTTGGTGGCGAAACGACAGTTTTGA
- a CDS encoding GNAT family N-acetyltransferase has translation MSIRFATKEDCAAIAAIYNHAVVNTAAIWNDKTVDTDNRIAWFEARQFGHFPVLVSEEDDVITGYASYGDWRAFEGFRHTVEHSVYIHPEHQSKGLGNILLGALIDEARRRGKHVMVAGIESQNHASLHLHEKHGFITTGQMPQVGTKFGRWLDLTFMQLQLDNRHDPDGKA, from the coding sequence ATGTCTATTCGCTTTGCGACAAAAGAAGACTGCGCCGCGATTGCGGCAATCTATAACCATGCGGTAGTCAATACCGCGGCAATCTGGAACGACAAAACCGTCGATACCGACAACCGTATTGCGTGGTTTGAAGCGCGTCAGTTTGGTCACTTCCCGGTTCTGGTCAGTGAAGAAGATGATGTCATCACCGGCTACGCCTCTTATGGTGACTGGCGCGCCTTTGAGGGTTTTCGCCACACCGTTGAGCATTCGGTTTATATCCACCCGGAACATCAGAGTAAAGGGTTGGGCAATATTTTGCTGGGCGCGTTAATTGATGAAGCCCGACGTCGCGGTAAACATGTGATGGTGGCGGGTATCGAATCGCAAAACCACGCCTCTTTGCATCTGCACGAGAAGCACGGTTTTATCACCACCGGGCAAATGCCGCAGGTCGGCACGAAATTTGGTCGCTGGCTGGATCTTACTTTTATGCAGCTTCAGCTGGATAATCGTCACGATCCGGACGGTAAGGCATGA